In Calditrichota bacterium, the DNA window GCACCAGCTAATGTGGATGAAGTAAAGAAAGAACTACTCTATAGTCCTGCATTACCGGAATGGTACAGGACCATCGAAAGTCCATCGGTTAAGGCCGATCTTGCCCAAAAACTGGCGGAGAGTTTTGTCAGTTACCAGCAGCAGCTTGCCCGACCCCCGGCGGGGACAGGAAGAAAAATCGAGTTTGTGGAGTTCTTCAATATCTTCAGCGAGCATCTTAAAACACAGAATAAACTGCATCATTACTGCCGCTACAAAGGCCAGCCGGTAAAGCTCGACTCAAACAGTTTTTGCACCGAAAGCTTCTGCTCCAAGAAACCCTATAATTCAGTCTGTAACCAAACCACACTAAAATTTGGAGAACCGTAGTTATGTTATTTGAAATACAAACTTTCCTGCCCATTGCAGACAAAGTCTATGACCGAAAAACAACCATCGATATCCTGCACAACATATGTATCCGGGATGGATTTATGATGATGACCGATCTGAATATCTTTGTCCGGATGCCCATTAAAAATACCCGACAGTCAGACAGCCAGAATTATACATTGCCCATAAAAGTCCTCAAGAAAATACTTGCCACCAAACCTGCCACCCTAAGTATTGAAAAATCTACAGAAGATAAATTAAGTATAATGTTTGATGAGTGTCAGATTATCGTTTCTACCGAAAACACAGATGAATATCCGGCTTATCCAAAGAGTGAAGATTTTGAAAAGATTGCTGAGTGGAACCGTGATGTCTTTATGCAGCTGGCCAAGCAGATTACTTTCGCTTCGGTGGATATTATGCGTGTCTCACTGACAGGCATTCTCGTAAAACAGGATGAATATCTCAGTTCCGTAGCCACTGATGGTCATGTGCTACAGTGGATTAAAAACCTGGATACTGCCAATAAATGCCTGCACTTCAAAGAATACGAATGCATCATCCCGGCAAAAGTAATCAAAATAATAGCAAGATATGTGCAGTACAAAACAGAAGTCTGGCAGTCAGAGAAGTACCTGATGTTTAAGCTGGGCCATGGTATTGTGTTTGTGGTGCGAAAGATTGACGATCCTTATGTGGATTTCAAAAAAGTAATTCCTATCGAGCTGCCTAATACGCTCACCTTGAACAAAGACAAACTGTTAAAACATATAAAATCAGCCAAGAATTTTTCCAATTCCAACACAAATCAAGCTGAGCTTAAGGCTATGAATGGCTCCATTGAATTCAAATCTACGGATATTGATATGAACACAGAATATCATTCAACGATGGACGTAGAAAAAAGAGAAGGCGCTGAGATGGATGTAGCGCTTAATCTCGCTTTATTGGAAAAGAGCATAAACACTATGGACGGAAAATTAATCGAGTGGAAATTCATCGATGGCGATGGCCCCAATATTCTAAATAGTACAGATGATGAAAATGTGGTGAACCTGCTCATGCCGGTCAGGAGGAATGATGGATAATAACCTGGTCATAGACTTTGCTGAAAAGATCGAAGATAATATAGAAGATTTTAAACTGGATAGCCTCGACACAGAAACAAACTACACTGCTGCAAAGATTAAAGTAACCCGAGATCCCGAATCCAATAATCCCATAGTTTTCTATTCTCAGGAACTCTCCAGGAACTTCAAAGATCAATCTGACAAGTTTGGTAAAAGACATATTATCAAAGCCTTTACACCATCCAATATGGAAGCCATCGCTGATACAACATTGGAGCGAAAGTTTTCAGATACCATCCTGGCTTTCAAGAACCAGATCCCGGATTACTCACCCTTGTCGGATATCCACTCGGAGAAGATGAAACTGTTTCTGGATGAAGACTCGGCTACTTTCCTCTCTGATATCGGTATTAATATCGATGGGCTTGGTGAAGACTTTGGCGGTTTGCAAAGCGTATCGGCTAATCCCTTTATGGAAGATATAGCCTATAATGCCAGCCAGCTAAAATCAGAGTTAGCAGAACTACGTGGAAAATATATGCTGGTAAAAATCCAGATGTCGGAATCGTTTGAAGCTGACATAGATCCGCAGAGAATGAATGATAGTGACTTTGCTGAATGTATGGCCCTGGAAAATGTCAACGAAGGCCTTGTTCAGGCTTACCTGGCATTTAAGGAAAAAATAAAAGCATTGGAAAGTAAGCTTGGTATTGTCTCAACAGAGATATTCAATGAGACCAAATCCAAAATCCGTTTACCCAAATCACTGGAGGGACAAAACAATGCCTTATTACAAATATGATTTTGAGGGCTTGTGGTTTAGTATCTATAAACAGGTCCTCAAGCATAATGAAAACCTGGGTGATGACGGATTGGATAAGAACCAGTTACGTGAAGTGACCACTTCGATCTTTATTGCCCAAACATCCAAAGGTATGAATAAGCCTCTTATGATAAACAGTTTTATGGAGTCTGTTATAAAGAAAATCCAGTTTATAAAAGATAGAAAAAAACAGGAGAAAGTCTATAACACAATAAGTAAAATATTAAAGGAGGGATAAATGCCACTATTCGATTTTTCATGTTTGAGTTGTCACTATGTCTTTGAGAGAATCTGCGGTCTTGAGCAGGATTATCCTCCCTGTCCCATTTGTGGAGGTGAAACAGATAAAATAATGGGTGCTCCTGTCGCACACTTTAAAGGGAAGGGATTTCACTGTACGGATTATAACAGTAAGAAGCGTCGGGTATGAATAGCAAGTTACTCGAACAGAAGTGTCGTACTTTGCCACTTCGTTTTGAGAGTTATACTCGATTCCTTATTCCCGGTGTTATGAATCGGTATACAGGTGGCCATCAAGTGCCTTGAGTGAAGAAGAAATGAAAGCGCTGTATCAAAAGAAACAGCAAACGCAGAAACCTATAAATCAATTAATAAAGGAGGCGGTGCAAGAGTTTACCAGAAAGAAATTAACTGCTTGATACTCGTTTGTGTGCGAAGCGTTAAATGGAAAAACTCATAGTGAAATAGAAAAAAAAGAAGAGAATTGATCCTCTTCTTTTACTTTCCATTTCTGTACTTACGAACGGTTGTGTGACTGCAACCGATAAGTCCTGCTATCTCCCTGCTGCTCATATCCGGATATTTCTCAATATGAAATTTTACTACTTCCTGCAGCTGTCCATTGGATGTTGTAGAAATAACACTTTCCCTGATTTCCTTTTCCAACCAGCCAAAGAGTCCCAACATAGCCGGGATCAAAAATCCCACTGTGATTCCAATAATCAGAGCAAAGGTTCCGGGTGGTTTCCAGTCAATCATATACTTCACATTCAGTGTAATGCTGATTGTAGCAGCAAGTAATAGAATGATCTTGGCCGGAAGCAGTTGGATATGCTGCATGGAAAAATAGATTGAAGAATCTATGGCCAGGACAAGCAGGGTTGTGGTCACAAATGGAAACAATAATCCCTGGCCATATAAGGAAAGTATGGAATAGCAGTGTTCAAAGGTAGCCAAAAGGAAAAGAAGCGGAAGGATGGTTAACCAGATTTTACGCGATGACATAAGAAGCTCCAAAATATATATATACACTACTCTTATGCCGGAAAAGAAAGCAGTATTTACTTCTTGTCGGATACTTTTTGTATCAAATCGTTGGGAGAAATTTTAAGCTGTTCGGCCAGCTTGAAAAGGGTTGTTATGGTAGGCTGGCTGATACCCCTTTCCATAGAAGATATAAAATTACGTTCCAGACCACTTGCATAAGCCAGGGCTTCCTGGGACAGGTTATTCCGTAATCGTTCCTCTTTTAGCACTTCACCAAAGGTTACTGCTAATGTTAGTTTTTCTTTCATAAACCAAAGTAGCAATAATTATTTCCATTATCCGCCCACAATAGTGGGCAAAGCATTGTTTTATTTCATAGATTACGACTGTTGTTTATAGCGTGATTTTTGGTATAAGAAGAATGATAACTAACTATTTACTCATTAAGGAGATTACTTATGAAAAAGATGATCTTGATTTTATTGCTATTAATTAGTTTTTCAAATGCAGGTGAATGGGCCACGTTGGTAACGAACGGTACACGTGAAATGGTGTATAAAGAATCCGGTAAACCTATCGCCAGTATAAGTAAAGGTCCTGCAATGATGTGGACTATGCATGTCCTTAATTACGATCAAGAAGCCACGTTCTTAATACTGTACATAGACGGTAAAGGTAAAGGAGTTTGCCCAATCAAACTGGCGACTCACGGATTAACAAAAATTTACATTGCTGAGGAAATTATACAAGCTATGAAGAGAGGAAACCGTCTAATGTTTGAGGACAAAGACACACACGTAATGCTACGATATGATCTAAAGGGTTTCACAAAAGCCTTCAACCAAACATTTTAAAATAGTCCTCAATGAGCTTTTATTTCATTGGTTTCATTAAAATTTGAATACAGCCGCCTCGGCTGGGGATAAGTATGGCGATTTCTTCTTCAATACTTTTTTTATTGGCGATTTAGCCCGGGAAATATTTGGGGCGATTGGTGAAGAAAAACTACAATTAATTTATTAACTGGAGAAGAAAATGAAGGTTCTAATTTATAAAAGCTTAGCTGGTGGATTATTATTTACGGTGCTTTCGATGATACATGTATCCCTTCTGAGCTCGATATCGATAAAAAGCAATTGGTTAGTAATTCCGTTTTTCATAATCGCTTTCATACTAATTTTCATGTTTATGGTTGCCAATAAGTATCTTCGGTCATTATCTAGTAAAGTGGTAAAAACAACTATAATAGCAATAACATCTATTTTTTCAATATTGGTTGCAATGTCAACAGTTGTCGATGGAGACCCAGAGTTTCTATTCAAAATGGTTTTCTCATTCTTTGTAACATATACAAGCTTCACGTTTTTAGTTTTCGCAATTCACATGGTTTATAATTGGATTACAAAAGGAGATAAAAATGAAGATCAAGAACTTACTACCAAACATAGTTCAAACATCCTTTAGTTTATTGGTATTGATTTGTCTTGGTGAAATATTACTCTTTGAAGGGTATCAAAGGTATAACCAAATCAAACCAAATATTTTTACGGTTCTAGTTATCTTTGGATTACTATTAAGTGTATTTTTTCTATTTCTTTGGATATTGTTTAATTATCATCGCCAAGTGTTTTCACAGGCGTGGCAAAGAATATTAAAATTGATATCAGGTGTCTTAAGCCCACTTACAGTGTATATAATTTATAGTATAAACCATGGTTTGGTTAGTGACCACTTTAGGGAGGGGTTTGAGGCGTTAAAGGTTATAGAAAAGGTATTTGTTGTTTTGGGTGCAATTATTGGTACATATGTACTTGTTGTTGCAATTGCCTTAATAATCCAAATGATTATTGGATGGGTTTTCGCCGGGGTTAAACGAGAGAAATTGTAAAAGAGAATTGGTTCAAAACCTAAATCAATAACAAGGGCGGTCCTCCATAAGTAGTTCATATTCTATAAGAACAAATTTGCAGGAGCGGCTTTTATGGAATAAGAAAGGTATTAACCACTAAAAGGAGTAACGTTATGAAGAAGGTAATACTTATTGTACTGCTATTTACAGTCGTTGGATATTCAGGTGAATGGAAGGCGCAGACATTAAAAGGTATGAATGTTGTTGCATATATCGAAGATGGTGAACGGTTTGCATCGATAATTAAGGGACCTGGTTTGTCGTATACTATGTATGTCCCGGAGTATAATTATGGAAACTTTGGGTATATAATGATGCATGTAGATCTTAACTATAAAACAGTTTGCAACATTGAAGGAACGATATATGGCGTAACAAAAATCTTCATCTCCAGGGAAGATATCCCATATATGAAAAAGGGGAGACTCCTTGTATTTAAGGATGATGAAACAAATGCTTCCTTCATTTTCAAATTAACAGGATTTACAAAAGCCTGGAATCAGACTTTCTAAAATAAGAAGCCCTTTATGGGCTCTTTTTATCTCTATATTTGGCATAAGAACTCTGGTAAACCAACCTGGAGATTCTTATGAAAGTATCAACCAAACCAAGCCTGATTCCATTTGAGTTAACACTAAAATTCGAGACACTGGAAGAGCTGCAAGCGTTTGAAATGCTCTTTCATGTAGCAGCAGTAATGGAAGCAGAATTTTTCGAGAAGCATTTGGGTTCGAATGGAATTTCTGCTTTCCTTCCTAAATCATATACAGAAGAACAGCTGGACGATGTTTTAACGGATGTTGAGCGGCATTATACCCCTTAGTTGCTTCGGCAGTTAAGGGGATATAGAGCATCATCTTATTTTTTTTATTTAGAACTCCTTGTCTGTTCTTTTTGATAAAGGGATTCTAAATGAATAGATTTAGTAATGCAAAAGAATCCAAAAATAATAATTACTACCAATCGACTTATTCTTCGTGAAATGAACACACTCGATCTAGATTATTTGCATCAAATCTTTGATGAAGCGATTTCAATGACTTTTTATACCTCACCACAAAAGCGGGAAAAAGCTGAACTATGGATTGAGCATGTAATTACATCGTATAAAAAGAATGGATTTGGCATGTGGCTGTGCTTTAATACAAAAAACAAAAAGTTTATAGGACAATGTGGCTTAATGAAAAATGAAATCGATGGACATGAAGAAATTGAATTGGGATACTCAATTCTAAGGAAATGTTGGAACCAAAGATATGCAACAGAAGCTGCGAGGGCATGTATCAAGTATTCGTTTGAAATCCTAAATGTATTGCGTGTTGTATCAGTTATAGATAATAATATTTCATCTAAACATGTTTTGCATAAAATTGGAATGAAAAAAACAGGACAAGTTAAGCGTTGGAATAAGATTACTGACTTATATACTATTGATAAAACATGAACGGGCGATGTCCAATCTTAGTTGAAATTTTCAAGAAAAGGTCACGCCACGTTTAGTAATATTTTTTTTTGTTTATTTACTTCAGCTTTTAATACTTCACGCATCTCACTCAGTTTTTTATAGTTGTTTACTTTGCGCATTTTATGTTCTATTTCATATAAAGCGCTGGCCACCCATCGGTACCTTTGCGATGATGTTTTCCAATGCTTCACTTTGCGCAGGTACTTTTCAATTTGTGAGTTGAGGTTTTCAATGGCATTTGTAGTGGCAAAGCTTCTTCCAAAGTTTTCATACAAACCAAGACGGTGCAGGGTAAGTGTTTCTTCCAATCCTTCTTGCAGGGAACGGGAAGCACCCATGTTGTCTATCTTCAGGTCATCTAGTATAATCTTTAGCTCACTTTTTGCTTCGCCATAACTTTCCTTCCGGTAAGCTTTGTTCATACGTTTACGGTATTCTTTGGCTTTGTCTTCCGGCAGATAGCTGAGCACATTTTCACGTTTATGCCATTGGCATCGTTGAATAATGGCATATTTATCAAATACTTTCTTCACGGCCTTAAAAATCCCTTTAGAGCCATCAATAACAACCAGCAGGCCATCTTCATATTTCAAATCCACGGTCTACAAGGCTGCCCAATAGTTGGGCTATACTTTTATGGTTTTCTGTGGCTGTCTGGATAAAGCCTATGGGGATTTTGTCCCCGTGAATGGTGACACCAAGGACTATTAAGACCTGTTCTTTGGCCAAATATTTTCCATCGATAAACAGACTGATGAAATCATATTCTTTTAGATTGCGGTTTTCAAAGGCTTCCAGGCGCTGGCTGCTTTGCTCAATAAATTCCTTGCTGACACTGGAGTGGCTGATCCCAAAACTGTCCATCATATTTTTTATTACGGGCTCATAATCGCGTGTGCTCAAACCTAAGAGAACAGCTTTTAAAACACGGTCATCTATTTCTTGCAACTCGCGCAGTTTGTTATAACTTTCCAGGCTTTTATTACACTTGTTTTCTTTGTCATAAATACGTGGTACATCGATTGGGATGCGTTGATGTCCTAATTTTATACTACCCCGATTGTAGCCCCAACGGCTGTATTGGCCATTGTTGGGCTTGCCATGTGTGTAACGCTCTCCGGTAAATTGCCTGACTTCATCTTCTAAGACATCGTTTACCAACATTCGTGAGATATCTAAATGATGTTGTAATGCCTGCATTTTTACATCCAGTTCCTGATCTAAAAGCCAGCTTATTTTATTGCGGTTTATGCTTGTTGTTTTTACTTTCATCTCAAGGGTTCCTCCTCTTTTTTTATTTATGGCTAAATAAAACTAACCAAATTTGGTTTTGTGAGGAACCTTTTCTTTTTAAATTTCAACTGACTTTAAGATAACACCCATGAACGACGAATAAATATATAATAATCAATTAGGATGTTTTTATAATGAAAGGTAATGTGTATATTTGAACAATGGTTCAAATATAATGAAATATTGATAATGGAACATATTCGGGAAAATAAAAGTAACTAATGAAATGATACTAAATAATTTAAAAGTTGTATTAGCATTTTTTGTATTAATTCAATCACTTCTTTTTCAGGTTTCATTACCCGAGTTAGTGCTTTGTTTTGGTGATGATGGCCATATTGCACTTGAAAGCTCTGAAAGGGACGCAGATCATAAGCATGATAAAAATCACTTTAGTGATTTAGTCAAACTATTTAATCAAAATGATTCTGATGACTGTACCGATATAAACTTAGACTGGCATTTCAGCAATGCCGATGTCATCAAGAAATCAAATAAAAATCTTAATCACAACTCTTTTGTATTTGTACCCAATGCATTGCTACACACCTCAAAGCCCTCAATAAAAAGCAATATTAATATTATATCTAATACAAATAAACACACTATTACCTCAATTCAAACTACTATTCTTCTAATTTGATCTCACTTCATTGAAAACAGAACTCTTGTTTTCTCAATCAAAAACTTTTATAAATAATTTTTCGCAAGGCAAATGTTTTTGTGCGAAAAATAGTATTTAAAATCCAAATTTTATTATGGAGTGAGTGATGAAATTCATACTTATTACAAGTATTGGTTTACTTATACTTTTTTCCAGTTGTACTTCAATAAGAACAACCGCAGTAATTCCGGAAAGCCAACCAATACTAAAATCAATACAAGCCGAAACAAAAACCGGCTTCCCAGCAAAAGAAGTTGAAGATCCACAAGGTATCCTAACTTTGGAAAAAGCTATACAACTCGCCCTGATGCAAAATCCACGGTTAGCTGTTTATTCCCTGGAAATCCGTGCCCGAGATGCAGATGCGTTACAAGCTTCCCTTTTTCCCAATCCTGAAATTGAAATTGAAACAGAGAACTTTGCGGGAAGTGGGGTTTATAGAGGGATCGATGCTACTGAAACAACAATCTCGCTTGGGCAATTATTAGAGCTTTCTGGAAAGCGTGAAAAACGAACAAAAGTGGCGGTGTTTGAGAGTGACCTTGCTGCCTGGGACTATGAAGCGTTGAAACTGCAAGTCTATACTTCTGTTGTAAGGAATTATATACAGGTTCTGGCCCTTCAGGAAAAAATAGAGCTTGATAAAGAGTTGTTAAACATCTCAGAGAAATTGGTTGAATCTGTTAAAAAGCGTGTACAGTCTGGTGGATTGTCCCCTGCTGAAACAGCGCGGGCCAATGTTGTTGTAAGTAATGCAGAAATTACCCTCCAGCGCACAGAACGGCAGCTATTAGCTACCCGGTCATTATTGGCATCTACCTGGAATGGCAAAGGACTTTTTGCTACAATACAAGGAAGCCTTGAAGCCAACCGAAAAATCCCGGAAAAAGATATAATAAAACAAAAACTAGATCAAGCCCCAGAGTTAGCACGCTGGTCTGTCGAAATGGAAAGGCGACGCAGTTCCCTGGAATTGGCAGAAGCTATGGCAGTGCCCGATCCCACAATAAGCCTGGCCTATCGCAGAATTAATGAGTCTAAAGATAATGCATTGGTTGCTGGACTATCTATTCCTTTACCTTTTTTTGATCGTAATCAGGGAAACGTCCAAAAAAAGCAGATCAGGGTAAAACAGGGTGTTTGGGAAAAGAAAACGGTACGAAACAATTTAAATACACGCCTGGAAAGTCTTTATCCCAACGCAGAAGCTTTGGCAGCAGAAATATCTGCACTGCGACAAACAGCTATTCCCCAAGCAGAGAAAGCATTTGTAATTATCAGCGAAAGCTACCAACGCGGCAAATTTCAATTAATTGACGTTTTGGATGCGCAGCGGACTCTTTTTGAGGCACGTCGCAGGTTAGTTGATTCGTTGTTAGATTTCAAAATGACAATAACAGAGCTTGAACGATTGATCGGGCGAGATCTACAAAGTTTATAATATTTTAAGAATTGATAAAGGAAAAAACGATGAAATTTGCATTAATCAAAGTAGCGGCATTATTAGTAGTTACAATTTTAGTTATAAGTTGTGGAGAAAAGCAAAAAACAAACGCTGAAGTACATAATGAAGAAAGCATAAGTGAAAAAGGTGGGTATAATGAAGTTGTCCAAATAAGTGATGCGGAATTGCAGGAATTTGGAATCGAGCTTGCGACAGCAGGACCAGGAAAATTAGCAATTCATGTTTCTCTCCCAGGTGAGATTATTATTCCTCCAGATAACCTTGCCCACATTCATCCCCGTTTTGCAGGAATAGTTAAAGAAGTCCGCAAACATATTGGAGATAAAGTTAGAAAAGGCGATGTACTTGCCGTAATAGAAAGCAATGAGAGTTTAGCGGAATATCAGATAAAATCATTGATTGATGGTACCGTTGTTGAAAAGCACTTCTCTTTAGGGGAGGTGGTGGAAGGAACAGATCATGGCTTTGTTGTGGCAAATTTGAGCCAGGTTTGGGCTATGCTGACCCTGTATCAAAAAGACCTTCCCTTTGTTAAAACAGGACAAGAAGTAACAATTTCCCTGGGATCGGAAATGGAGAAAAGTGTAGGAAAAATTGCCTATATCTCGCCTATCATTGATGAAATAACACGAACAGCGAAAGCCAGGATCATTTTAAACAATAGAAAAGGATATTGGAAGCCAGGATTATTTGTGACAGGATCTATCGCTACTTCTGAAAGTGAAGTCGATGTTGTCATTCCAAAAACAGCACTGGAAACCTTTGAAGGCAAAACGGTAGTCTTTGTAAAAAATGATGAGGGTTTTGAGCCACGTGAGGTAATTATCGGAAAAACCAACCACCTTAATGTAGAAGCTATCAGTGGAATAAAAAGCGGTGATATTTTTGTAAGTAAGGGTGGATTCACACTAAAATCGGAGCTACAAAAAGGAGAAATGGGTGAAGGGCACGGACATTAATCCATCTGTTTGTCATTACAATTGGTTTCTAAAAATAATCCAAGCAGGAGGTAAGCATTTCTAGAAAAAGGAAAACTTTCTGAAAGGGTTAATAATTTTAATAATGGAGTTTTAATCTAAAATGAAAAAAATAATTGAATTCTCATTACGCAACCGCTTACTGATGATTGCATTGGGTGTGTTGATAATGGCCGCTGGTTATTTTAGCTATAGACAGTTGCCGATAGACGCTTTTCCTGATGTATCACCATCTTTGGTCCAGGTATTTACCGAAACCGATGGATTGGCACCGGAAGAGATTGAAAAGTATGTCACGTTTCCTGTAGAGGCTGCCATGAACGGTCTGCCAAATTTGAAAAAAATACGCTCGGTTTCAAATTTTGGTCTAAGTGTGGTTAATATATATTTTGAAGATGCAACAGATATATATTTTGCTCGGCAATTGGTAAATGAACGGTTGCAAGAAGCTCGTGAGCAAATACCTGAAGGTTTTGGCGAACCGGCCATGGGGCCAATTTCCACAGGTATGGGACTTATATTGTTTTACTACCTGGAAGATACAACAGGGCAATACTCCTCAACAGAATTACGAACTATTCAGGATTGGCTTATCAAATACCAATTGCAAACTGTGCCCGGGGTAACAGAAGTGCTTGGAATTGGTGGTTGGGAAAAGCAATTTCAGGTAGTTATAAATCCTTCTGCATTACTACAATATGGTGTTACTGTTCATCAAATACTGGAAAAGATTAGCTCAAACAACCTTAATGTCGGCGCACAATTTATTGAAAAAAATTCTGAAGAGTTTATTGTGCGTTCAGTCGGGCTGGTTACGGATATAAATGACATTGAAAATATTGTCATCAAGGCTGAAGACGGAATCCCGGTTTTCTTAAAACAGATTGCTGATATAGAAATAGGCGGTGCTGTCCGGCGTGGTGTGCAAACCCGTGATGGCATAGAAGAAGTTGTTTCCGGGATGGTTGTAAAATTGTATGGAAGCAATTCCAGTACGGTAATCAGCAAAGTAGAATCTAAAATGCAAGAGATAAATAAAACCCTGCCCAAAGGAATACAGATTGTACCTTATTATCAACAAAAAACACTTGTGGAGTCCGCAGTAAGCACCGTAACAGATGCGCTAGTTCAAGGCATTTTTCTTGTAGCACTTGTACTGATTATTTTTATGGGATCATTCCGACCCAGCCTGGTGGTTGCTCTTTCGATTCCGTTTTCAATTCTGTTTGCCATGGTAGGTATGCGCTATTTTGGCATCTCGGTAAACCTGATGTCTTTTGGCGGGTTGGCCATTGCCATTGGCATGATGGTAGATGGTACAATTGTCATGGTGGAAAATGTGGATCGCATGCTACGCAGTGCCAATGGAACAGAGTCACGCATTCATATAGTGGCGCGCGCCTGCCTTGAGGTAGCTCGGCCAATTCTGTTTGCCATCACCATTATCATAGTTGTTTTTCTACCATTGTTTACTTTGCAAGGGGTAGAAGGCAAAACATTCCGTCCTTTGGCAGAGACTGTCTCATTGGTCATGTTGGGTTCGTTAATTTTTGCCATAGCCCTGGCGCCACTTTTTGCACACATGATGATGCGCCGGCCAAAATCCCAATCAGGTGAAAATGAGAAACCAAAAGAAGTGTTTCTTGTCCGTTTCCTGACGCGATTATATGAACCCCTGTTGCGGTTTTTTATAAAACGTCGTTCCTTTGCGATTGTCTTGGCTGCTGGCTTATTGCTTATTGGCGGACTTATTTATCCCCGGCTCGGCTCCGAGTTTACTCCGACCTTGCAGGAAGGCACAATAGTTTTACGCTTAACAATGGCGCCATCCATTTCATTAACCGAAAGTACACGCATTACACAGATCGTAGAACGACGGGTTATGAGAGTGCCGGAAGTGACCCATGTAGTGACACGAATTGGACGGGGTGAAGTCGGCGCACATACCGATCCGATTAACAGTGCTGAAATGTATGTGATTCTGAAAGACAAGGACGAATGGCGAACTGCTGAAACACAGGCGGATTTGGAAGAAGTGATCCGCGAAGAAGTGGGTGAAATCCATGGAGTGCTTGCTAACTTTACACAGCCTATTCAAATGACTGTCGATGAACTGTTGGAAGGCGTTCGAGCCGAACTCGCCA includes these proteins:
- a CDS encoding helix-turn-helix transcriptional regulator; amino-acid sequence: MLLWFMKEKLTLAVTFGEVLKEERLRNNLSQEALAYASGLERNFISSMERGISQPTITTLFKLAEQLKISPNDLIQKVSDKK
- a CDS encoding GNAT family N-acetyltransferase — translated: MQKNPKIIITTNRLILREMNTLDLDYLHQIFDEAISMTFYTSPQKREKAELWIEHVITSYKKNGFGMWLCFNTKNKKFIGQCGLMKNEIDGHEEIELGYSILRKCWNQRYATEAARACIKYSFEILNVLRVVSVIDNNISSKHVLHKIGMKKTGQVKRWNKITDLYTIDKT
- a CDS encoding TolC family protein, with the protein product MKFILITSIGLLILFSSCTSIRTTAVIPESQPILKSIQAETKTGFPAKEVEDPQGILTLEKAIQLALMQNPRLAVYSLEIRARDADALQASLFPNPEIEIETENFAGSGVYRGIDATETTISLGQLLELSGKREKRTKVAVFESDLAAWDYEALKLQVYTSVVRNYIQVLALQEKIELDKELLNISEKLVESVKKRVQSGGLSPAETARANVVVSNAEITLQRTERQLLATRSLLASTWNGKGLFATIQGSLEANRKIPEKDIIKQKLDQAPELARWSVEMERRRSSLELAEAMAVPDPTISLAYRRINESKDNALVAGLSIPLPFFDRNQGNVQKKQIRVKQGVWEKKTVRNNLNTRLESLYPNAEALAAEISALRQTAIPQAEKAFVIISESYQRGKFQLIDVLDAQRTLFEARRRLVDSLLDFKMTITELERLIGRDLQSL
- a CDS encoding HlyD family efflux transporter periplasmic adaptor subunit; translation: MKFALIKVAALLVVTILVISCGEKQKTNAEVHNEESISEKGGYNEVVQISDAELQEFGIELATAGPGKLAIHVSLPGEIIIPPDNLAHIHPRFAGIVKEVRKHIGDKVRKGDVLAVIESNESLAEYQIKSLIDGTVVEKHFSLGEVVEGTDHGFVVANLSQVWAMLTLYQKDLPFVKTGQEVTISLGSEMEKSVGKIAYISPIIDEITRTAKARIILNNRKGYWKPGLFVTGSIATSESEVDVVIPKTALETFEGKTVVFVKNDEGFEPREVIIGKTNHLNVEAISGIKSGDIFVSKGGFTLKSELQKGEMGEGHGH
- a CDS encoding efflux RND transporter permease subunit, coding for MKKIIEFSLRNRLLMIALGVLIMAAGYFSYRQLPIDAFPDVSPSLVQVFTETDGLAPEEIEKYVTFPVEAAMNGLPNLKKIRSVSNFGLSVVNIYFEDATDIYFARQLVNERLQEAREQIPEGFGEPAMGPISTGMGLILFYYLEDTTGQYSSTELRTIQDWLIKYQLQTVPGVTEVLGIGGWEKQFQVVINPSALLQYGVTVHQILEKISSNNLNVGAQFIEKNSEEFIVRSVGLVTDINDIENIVIKAEDGIPVFLKQIADIEIGGAVRRGVQTRDGIEEVVSGMVVKLYGSNSSTVISKVESKMQEINKTLPKGIQIVPYYQQKTLVESAVSTVTDALVQGIFLVALVLIIFMGSFRPSLVVALSIPFSILFAMVGMRYFGISVNLMSFGGLAIAIGMMVDGTIVMVENVDRMLRSANGTESRIHIVARACLEVARPILFAITIIIVVFLPLFTLQGVEGKTFRPLAETVSLVMLGSLIFAIALAPLFAHMMMRRPKSQSGENEKPKEVFLVRFLTRLYEPLLRFFIKRRSFAIVLAAGLLLIGGLIYPRLGSEFTPTLQEGTIVLRLTMAPSISLTESTRITQIVERRVMRVPEVTHVVTRIGRGEVGAHTDPINSAEMYVILKDKDEWRTAETQADLEEVIREEVGEIHGVLANFTQPIQMTVDELLEGVRAELAIKLFGDDLDILKEKADEIVAAVSKVPGAADVQADQISGTPQLLIKVDRQSIARYGVNVEQVQQTIRAAIGGETAGQLFEGVRRFDILVRFDEQFRSTKDAIGQLLIETPDGIKLPLSQLASIEELVGPRQITRENSQRFIVIQSNVVGRDIGSFVVDGQKAIEENVDLPPGYLVTWGGQFRLQQEANKRLAVVVPITLLIIFLLLYSSFGSMKNTFLILLNIPLALVGGVVGLWITRQNLSVPSSVGFIALFGIALENGMVLVTYLNQLLKDGVKIDEASVKGAMLRLRPVLMTAITTGLGLIPLLLATGTGSDVQRPLATVVVGGLITSTILTLLVIPAIYKWFSIDNGDKTQLD